A window of Costertonia aggregata contains these coding sequences:
- a CDS encoding 5' nucleotidase, NT5C type: MVLFVDMDEVIADTYGAHIEIYNHEFNGRLTPKSCMGSEVWQMVPKAHQDSVRKHATRKGFFKDLKVIAHSQEVLKRLSEKHEVYIASAAMQFPNSLEEKSKWLDEHFPFIPWQHRILCGHKHILKGDVLIDDRSYNLERFNGRSLQFTSPHNVNTKGFERVSSWVEIAEKLL; the protein is encoded by the coding sequence ATGGTTTTATTTGTTGATATGGACGAGGTTATTGCGGATACCTACGGGGCCCACATAGAGATTTACAATCATGAATTTAACGGTAGGCTTACACCTAAATCATGTATGGGTTCAGAAGTTTGGCAAATGGTGCCCAAAGCACATCAAGATAGCGTGCGAAAACATGCTACAAGAAAAGGTTTCTTTAAAGATTTAAAAGTCATAGCGCATAGCCAAGAAGTTTTGAAAAGACTTTCCGAAAAACACGAAGTATATATCGCCTCTGCCGCTATGCAATTTCCCAACTCCCTAGAGGAGAAAAGCAAATGGTTAGATGAGCATTTCCCATTTATCCCATGGCAACACAGAATTCTTTGCGGTCATAAGCATATTTTGAAAGGGGATGTGCTTATAGATGACCGAAGTTACAATTTAGAGAGGTTTAATGGCCGTAGCCTACAATTTACCTCTCCACATAATGTAAACACAAAAGGTTTTGAAAGAGTGAGCTCTTGGGTAGAAATAGCTGAAAAACTACTTTAA
- a CDS encoding SDR family oxidoreductase, whose amino-acid sequence MTILLTGATGTLGSRVLFSLFEDKWDIIDHVYLPVREKKSSTPESRIVKMLGSDFAPQFVKNNTKAILSKITVVPATDILRPDSFLANKKITHFIHSAGFVNLSTAPEAKAEIFKENFDFTKSIFEAYSCKIDKFIYISTAFSAGNLGGLIPNDYLKTEPKEHRNHYEASKYASEKYLMQAGKAAGVPIQILRPSVLGGNITDAPNFFISKYMVFYLFAKFFYRNTSGESIRITAHTDSGLNIIPTDYAAKVIATVFDTHVEQLNIVHPKTTHITNGIKKILDTVSFENFSLTQNIIDQATGFESKLEQFYYNTIGVHLTPYLTSKPCEWDTTLLEKILPVPEYNLEDYLTNTIQFAKAQGFRNQQW is encoded by the coding sequence ATGACTATACTACTTACAGGTGCGACCGGTACTCTGGGATCTAGGGTTCTATTTTCCCTCTTTGAGGATAAATGGGATATTATCGACCATGTCTACCTTCCTGTACGGGAAAAAAAATCAAGCACTCCAGAAAGTAGGATTGTCAAGATGTTGGGGAGCGATTTCGCGCCACAGTTCGTAAAGAACAATACCAAAGCAATACTATCCAAAATTACGGTTGTTCCCGCAACCGATATTTTGAGGCCCGATTCGTTTTTGGCCAACAAAAAAATTACCCATTTTATACACTCTGCCGGTTTTGTGAACCTGTCTACGGCTCCAGAGGCCAAAGCCGAAATCTTTAAGGAGAACTTTGATTTCACCAAATCAATTTTTGAGGCGTACTCCTGTAAGATTGATAAATTTATTTACATAAGCACAGCTTTTTCGGCGGGTAATTTAGGTGGATTAATCCCAAACGATTATTTAAAAACAGAACCGAAGGAGCATAGAAACCATTACGAAGCTTCAAAATATGCCTCTGAAAAATATTTGATGCAGGCGGGCAAAGCGGCAGGCGTTCCCATTCAAATTTTAAGACCCAGTGTTTTGGGCGGGAATATTACGGACGCCCCTAATTTTTTCATTTCCAAATACATGGTGTTTTACCTGTTCGCTAAATTCTTTTACCGCAATACCTCAGGGGAAAGTATTAGAATTACGGCACATACCGATAGCGGTCTCAATATCATACCCACGGACTATGCCGCAAAGGTCATCGCAACCGTTTTTGACACCCATGTAGAACAATTGAACATTGTTCACCCAAAAACCACGCATATTACCAACGGCATCAAAAAAATATTGGATACGGTCAGCTTTGAGAACTTTAGCCTTACCCAAAATATCATTGACCAAGCAACAGGTTTTGAGTCTAAGTTAGAACAGTTTTATTACAATACCATAGGTGTACATTTAACGCCTTATCTTACTTCCAAACCCTGTGAATGGGATACTACCTTATTGGAAAAAATTCTCCCTGTCCCGGAGTATAATCTAGAGGATTACCTAACAAACACCATACAATTTGCCAAAGCACAAGGGTTTCGGAATCAACAGTGGTAA
- a CDS encoding phytase, translating into MKKLLFLSVIFIFGSSCNQSELPAIAPDIITEFTLNDTDDPAIWVHPNDPSKSIVFGTDKETNGAIYAFDLDGKIIAEKTIENIKRPNNVDIEYGFQLNDSTKTDILVFTERERQQIRVFSVPDMKPLDNGGFSVFEDEAVLENKLPMGVALYKSPRDATIYAIVGRKTGPSKGYLYQYRLQSDSTGVQTDLVRKFGSFSGKKEIEAIAVDDENGYVYYSDEGVCIKKYHAEPSAGNEEISCFGGEYFFEDIEGIAIANYPNGEGYIIVSNQQLGEFNIFSRKDNAFIKAVNLSTYETDGCEVVTVPLNDTFPNGLFVAMNDEKNFYFYDLGKLQLKSN; encoded by the coding sequence ATGAAGAAACTTTTGTTTTTAAGTGTAATATTCATTTTTGGTAGCTCATGCAATCAAAGTGAATTACCGGCAATAGCACCGGACATAATCACCGAATTTACCCTTAATGATACTGATGACCCTGCCATATGGGTACATCCTAACGACCCTTCAAAAAGTATTGTTTTTGGAACGGACAAAGAAACCAACGGAGCTATTTATGCTTTTGATCTGGATGGAAAAATAATAGCGGAAAAGACCATTGAAAATATTAAAAGGCCCAACAACGTTGATATAGAATATGGGTTTCAATTGAACGATTCGACCAAAACCGATATTTTGGTTTTTACCGAAAGGGAGCGGCAGCAAATACGCGTATTCTCGGTTCCCGATATGAAACCGTTGGATAATGGGGGATTTTCGGTCTTTGAGGATGAGGCCGTTCTGGAAAATAAATTGCCTATGGGCGTGGCATTGTACAAATCCCCAAGGGATGCGACAATTTATGCCATTGTGGGAAGAAAAACCGGACCTTCAAAGGGGTATTTGTACCAGTACAGGTTACAATCCGATAGTACAGGGGTACAAACGGATTTGGTTCGCAAATTTGGTTCTTTCAGTGGTAAAAAAGAAATTGAGGCCATCGCTGTAGATGATGAAAATGGCTATGTATATTACTCGGATGAAGGGGTCTGCATCAAAAAATATCATGCCGAGCCTTCTGCGGGAAATGAAGAAATAAGTTGTTTTGGCGGAGAATATTTTTTTGAGGATATCGAAGGTATCGCCATTGCGAACTATCCTAACGGAGAGGGTTATATAATCGTTTCCAACCAACAATTGGGCGAGTTCAATATCTTTTCACGAAAAGATAATGCCTTTATCAAGGCAGTAAATTTGTCCACATATGAAACCGATGGTTGCGAAGTGGTTACCGTGCCTTTGAACGATACTTTCCCCAATGGGCTCTTTGTTGCCATGAACGATGAAAAGAATTTTTATTTTTATGATTTGGGGAAGCTACAGCTTAAAAGCAACTAG
- a CDS encoding thiamine-binding protein, with translation MNISVELTFSPLQDDFEQHIINFIKKLRASGLTILENPLSTQVFGDYDEVMKVLSTEVKTAFELMNKGLLFMKIVKSDRSAYEPHF, from the coding sequence ATGAACATATCCGTAGAACTAACTTTTTCTCCTTTACAGGACGATTTTGAACAACATATCATCAATTTTATAAAAAAACTAAGGGCTTCGGGCCTAACAATTCTTGAAAATCCGTTGAGTACCCAAGTATTCGGTGACTATGATGAAGTCATGAAAGTACTGAGTACAGAAGTAAAAACAGCTTTTGAGTTGATGAACAAGGGTTTGTTGTTCATGAAAATTGTAAAATCAGACAGGA
- the ahcY gene encoding adenosylhomocysteinase, translating to MSTKTMTYVPYKVKDITLADWGRKEIQLAEAEMPGLMALREEYKNEQPLKGSRIAGCLHMTIQTAVLIETLVALGADVTWSSCNIFSTQDHAAAAIAAAGIPVYAWKGMNEEEFDWCIEQTLFFGEDRKPLNLILDDGGDLTNMVLDKYPELASGIKGLSEETTTGVHRLYERVKNGTLPMPAINVNDSVTKSKFDNKYGCKESAVDAIRRATDTMLAGKKVVVAGYGDVGKGTAASFRGAGSIVTVTEIDPICALQACMDGFEVKKLENVVGTADIVITTTGNKDIIRGEHFRALKDKAIVCNIGHFDNEIDMAWLNGEYGNTKDEIKPQVDKYTVDGKDIIILAEGRLVNLGCATGHPSFVMSNSFTNQTLAQIELWKNSDNYENKVYMLPKHLDEKVAKLHLARLGAELTELKQDQAEYIGVKVEGPYKPEYYRY from the coding sequence ATGAGCACAAAAACAATGACATACGTACCCTATAAAGTAAAGGATATTACCTTGGCGGATTGGGGAAGAAAGGAAATTCAATTGGCCGAGGCCGAAATGCCCGGTTTAATGGCACTGCGCGAAGAGTATAAAAACGAACAGCCTTTAAAGGGTTCCCGCATCGCCGGTTGTCTACATATGACGATACAGACCGCTGTTCTCATTGAAACTTTGGTTGCACTGGGTGCGGATGTGACTTGGAGCTCATGTAATATTTTCTCTACACAAGACCATGCCGCTGCTGCAATTGCTGCTGCGGGCATTCCGGTTTATGCCTGGAAAGGGATGAACGAGGAAGAATTTGACTGGTGTATAGAACAAACTCTCTTTTTTGGCGAGGACAGGAAACCTTTGAACCTTATTTTGGACGATGGTGGTGATTTGACCAATATGGTTTTGGACAAATATCCAGAGTTGGCTTCCGGCATCAAAGGCCTTTCCGAAGAGACCACTACAGGAGTACATAGATTGTACGAGCGCGTTAAAAACGGTACGCTACCCATGCCTGCCATTAACGTTAACGACTCAGTCACCAAATCCAAGTTTGATAATAAATACGGTTGTAAAGAAAGTGCCGTAGATGCTATACGTAGGGCTACAGACACCATGCTTGCCGGCAAAAAGGTTGTTGTTGCAGGTTACGGTGATGTAGGAAAAGGAACGGCAGCATCGTTTAGAGGTGCGGGTTCAATAGTTACCGTGACCGAAATCGACCCCATTTGTGCACTACAGGCCTGTATGGATGGTTTTGAAGTCAAAAAATTGGAAAACGTAGTTGGTACGGCCGATATTGTTATTACGACCACCGGTAATAAGGATATCATTAGAGGAGAACACTTCAGGGCCTTAAAGGATAAAGCCATTGTTTGTAACATCGGCCATTTTGACAATGAAATAGATATGGCTTGGCTGAACGGGGAATATGGGAACACCAAGGATGAAATTAAGCCTCAGGTAGATAAATATACCGTTGACGGCAAAGACATTATCATTTTAGCGGAAGGCCGATTGGTAAACCTTGGTTGTGCAACCGGTCACCCAAGTTTTGTAATGAGCAATTCATTTACAAACCAAACCTTGGCACAGATTGAATTGTGGAAAAACAGTGACAATTACGAAAACAAGGTATATATGCTTCCGAAACACTTGGACGAAAAAGTAGCCAAATTACACTTGGCCCGCTTGGGAGCTGAACTTACCGAGCTAAAACAAGATCAGGCCGAATACATCGGCGTAAAGGTCGAAGGCCCCTACAAACCAGAGTATTACAGATACTAA
- a CDS encoding 4'-phosphopantetheinyl transferase family protein, whose translation MPLYKTITVNPTVKVYIWHISESEGKLAQGITLTKHCQDRLNGMKSQLHRRGFLSIRHLMAEAGYVDHDLYYDASGKPHLKDGKHISITHSSYFTAIIVSETDEVGIDVEKQRDKILRIAHKFTPLQEYSTIANTDALVRKLTVVWGCKESLYKIYATHGLSFLHHIVISDFSLFDGETSGEIIYKGDTSKYEIKFLEFEGFTCVYALRKSK comes from the coding sequence ATGCCCCTTTACAAAACAATAACAGTAAATCCCACGGTCAAGGTCTACATTTGGCACATTTCAGAATCCGAAGGGAAACTTGCACAGGGTATAACCTTAACAAAGCATTGTCAAGACAGGCTGAACGGTATGAAATCCCAATTGCACCGAAGGGGTTTTCTGAGTATTCGCCATTTAATGGCGGAGGCGGGATATGTAGATCACGATTTGTATTATGACGCTTCTGGAAAGCCACATTTAAAAGACGGCAAACACATATCTATTACCCATTCTTCTTATTTTACCGCAATTATTGTAAGTGAAACCGATGAGGTAGGTATTGATGTTGAAAAACAACGAGACAAAATTTTACGCATTGCACATAAATTCACTCCTTTGCAAGAATATAGCACTATTGCGAACACCGATGCTTTGGTAAGAAAATTGACCGTGGTTTGGGGCTGTAAGGAATCCCTTTATAAAATCTACGCCACCCATGGCCTGAGCTTTCTACACCACATCGTAATTTCAGATTTTTCCCTTTTCGATGGTGAGACCAGCGGAGAAATCATCTACAAAGGCGATACATCCAAATACGAAATAAAATTTCTAGAATTTGAGGGTTTTACCTGTGTGTATGCTTTGAGAAAAAGCAAATAG
- a CDS encoding TonB-dependent receptor — MKNILRITFIFLPFILFAQTGNVQGTISDENGIYLPGANVMITSLSKGAISDFDGRFTLIDIPEGMYTLSVSYLGYADIQQEVTVKANATTEISLFIEPKSMQLQGVEVTAYGLSGQSKALNTQKSNLNITNVVSTDQIGKFPDANIGDAVKRIPGITMQVDQGEARNIIVRGLSPQLNSVTLNGSRIPSAEGDNRNIQMDLIPADMIQTIEVSKAVTPDMDADALGGSVNLVTRTSPQGFRLSATLGSGINFITDKPILNGSLLLGNRSKNDKFGWMIAVSGNDNDFGSDNIEAEWTDEFEFNTGVQDADGEDILEEIDVDPYANVFEQREYLVQRIRRSFSANLDYKFDANNTVFLKTMYNWRDDRENRFRLEHEILDGEDIGTGDFTILNRLPVRFPVEVKRQTKGGIDNTRNKNRRLEDQRMQNYSLGGNHLWGNLKVDWMGSFAKASEERLNERYAEFESEYIINNDVFNTRYPRFSAADVADENLQSFEYGEITEENQFTEEEDINVFVNFEIPVDIFGKGDGSFKFGARGRFKTKLRDNNFLEFDLEDDFPTLVDVPVKDYSDSDYLAGSQYLIGAFASEEWLGRLNLTNGTPVLDEFLPGNFEVIEDVYAGYLMFNQKIAEKLSILAGIRIENTNLKSTGNSLTFIEEDEANGIEESIEVEVVNDENSYTNILPGVHFKYDVSPNTVLRLAWTNTLARPNYVDLIPRAEILSEDDEIILGNADLEPTTSMNFDIMAEHYFQSVGIVSGGLFYKDIDNFIYTFQGETTDDTFGPGTSGFETFQPLNGEGASIFGAEIAFQRQLDFLPGFARNFSLYLNYTFLTSSADGIRNEDGDEREDLDLPNTAPNMFNGSLGYADKRFSARLSVNFSDSYIDEIAGNDFDDRYYDTQLFVDFNATYAINKNLSLYADVNNITNQPLRYFQGIRDRTQQVEFYGQRLTFGLKYDLFKK; from the coding sequence ATGAAAAATATATTGCGCATTACATTCATCTTTTTACCTTTTATCTTGTTCGCCCAAACAGGAAATGTACAGGGAACCATATCCGATGAAAACGGGATTTATCTGCCTGGAGCCAACGTTATGATTACTTCTTTATCAAAGGGGGCTATCTCCGATTTTGACGGCAGATTTACTTTGATCGATATTCCTGAAGGCATGTATACTTTAAGTGTCTCGTATTTAGGATATGCAGACATTCAGCAAGAAGTTACCGTAAAAGCAAATGCAACCACTGAAATTTCTTTGTTTATTGAACCTAAAAGTATGCAGTTGCAAGGTGTTGAGGTTACGGCCTATGGTTTGAGTGGGCAATCCAAAGCCTTGAACACCCAAAAATCCAACCTCAATATCACGAATGTGGTGTCGACCGACCAAATCGGTAAATTTCCCGATGCCAATATTGGTGATGCGGTAAAACGAATTCCCGGTATTACCATGCAGGTAGATCAGGGCGAGGCGAGGAACATTATAGTACGTGGACTTTCGCCACAGTTGAATTCCGTTACGCTCAACGGTAGCCGTATCCCATCCGCCGAAGGCGATAACAGAAATATCCAGATGGATTTGATTCCGGCAGATATGATACAGACCATTGAGGTCAGCAAAGCTGTAACTCCCGATATGGATGCCGATGCTCTGGGGGGCTCCGTAAATTTGGTGACCCGGACATCGCCCCAGGGGTTTCGGCTATCGGCCACATTGGGTTCAGGTATTAATTTTATAACGGATAAACCTATTTTGAACGGGTCGTTACTATTAGGAAATAGAAGTAAAAACGATAAGTTCGGGTGGATGATTGCCGTTTCAGGAAACGATAACGATTTTGGATCCGATAATATTGAAGCGGAATGGACAGATGAATTTGAGTTTAACACAGGGGTGCAGGATGCCGATGGGGAAGATATTTTGGAAGAAATCGATGTTGACCCTTATGCCAATGTTTTTGAGCAAAGGGAATATTTGGTGCAACGTATCAGAAGAAGTTTTTCTGCCAATCTTGATTATAAGTTTGATGCCAACAATACTGTTTTTTTAAAAACCATGTACAACTGGCGTGACGATAGGGAGAACAGGTTTCGGTTGGAACACGAAATTTTGGACGGCGAGGATATCGGAACTGGTGATTTTACAATTTTAAATAGATTGCCGGTGCGTTTTCCGGTAGAGGTAAAACGCCAGACTAAAGGTGGCATAGATAATACTAGAAATAAAAATAGGCGTTTGGAAGATCAACGTATGCAGAACTACAGTTTAGGTGGTAATCACCTTTGGGGCAATTTAAAAGTAGATTGGATGGGTTCTTTTGCGAAGGCATCTGAGGAGCGATTGAACGAACGCTATGCCGAATTTGAATCAGAGTACATAATAAACAATGATGTTTTCAATACAAGATACCCAAGATTTTCGGCCGCCGACGTAGCTGACGAAAATCTACAAAGTTTTGAATACGGTGAAATTACCGAAGAGAACCAGTTTACCGAAGAAGAGGATATCAATGTTTTCGTGAATTTTGAAATTCCGGTCGATATTTTTGGCAAAGGTGACGGAAGCTTCAAATTTGGGGCAAGAGGGCGTTTTAAAACAAAGTTGAGGGACAATAACTTCCTTGAATTTGATTTAGAGGACGATTTTCCCACCCTTGTGGATGTTCCGGTGAAAGATTATTCAGATTCCGATTATTTGGCGGGCAGTCAATATCTCATAGGCGCTTTTGCGAGTGAGGAATGGTTGGGCAGGCTAAATTTGACCAATGGGACTCCGGTTTTGGATGAATTTTTACCGGGTAATTTTGAAGTTATCGAAGATGTGTATGCGGGGTATTTGATGTTCAATCAAAAAATAGCTGAAAAATTGAGTATTTTGGCCGGAATACGTATCGAAAACACCAACTTAAAATCCACGGGAAATAGCTTGACTTTTATTGAGGAAGATGAGGCCAATGGTATTGAAGAAAGCATTGAAGTTGAAGTGGTGAACGATGAAAACTCGTATACCAATATTCTACCTGGGGTACATTTTAAGTATGATGTTTCACCAAATACGGTTTTACGTTTGGCTTGGACAAATACTCTGGCAAGGCCCAATTATGTAGATTTGATTCCCAGAGCGGAAATTTTGAGCGAAGATGATGAGATTATTTTGGGAAATGCCGATTTGGAACCCACCACATCAATGAACTTTGATATTATGGCCGAACATTACTTTCAAAGTGTGGGCATAGTATCGGGCGGATTGTTCTATAAAGATATTGACAATTTTATCTATACCTTTCAAGGTGAAACTACCGATGATACTTTTGGCCCGGGAACTAGTGGTTTTGAAACTTTTCAACCATTGAATGGCGAGGGGGCCTCTATTTTTGGGGCTGAGATTGCATTTCAGCGCCAACTGGATTTCTTGCCCGGTTTTGCCCGTAATTTCAGCCTATACCTCAATTATACCTTTTTGACTTCTTCCGCTGATGGCATTCGTAACGAAGATGGTGATGAAAGGGAAGATTTGGATTTGCCCAATACAGCACCCAACATGTTCAATGGTTCTTTGGGGTATGCCGATAAAAGGTTCAGTGCCCGCTTATCGGTTAATTTTTCCGATAGCTATATCGATGAGATTGCGGGTAACGATTTTGACGATAGGTATTATGACACTCAATTGTTCGTTGATTTTAATGCGACCTATGCTATTAACAAAAACCTGAGTTTGTACGCCGATGTAAACAACATTACCAATCAGCCCTTGCGCTATTTTCAGGGCATACGTGACCGTACACAGCAGGTTGAATTTTATGGCCAACGCTTGACCTTTGGTTTAAAGTACGATTTATTCAAAAAATAG